The genomic region CGTGGTTGGGCTTCAGCTCGGCGATTTGCGGCGTGATCGTGCTGAAGTAAGGGGCCATTTGGCAGGCCAGGTTGCTGAATGCGGCGGGGCCGACGCTATTGAACATGCTCAGGGCTTGGCTCATAGGAATATCCTCAGAAGTGGTTTACAGAATAATATTCTGTAACAGAACAATATTCCGTTATTTCCCTGTCTGTCAACCAAGCTTTCTCTGGCGGTCGCTCAACCTATAAACTGTTTTTATTTGGCGTCCCCCCATGCACTCCATCGATCTTATCGAGCGCACCTTTCCCGGTCGGCGCAGCGACCTCAAGCGCACCATCCTGCGTGAAGCGCTGGCGTGCTTTAACGAGGCGGGTATCGAAGCGACCAATATCGAAACCATCCGTGCGCGCTGTGATACCAGCGTCGGCGCTATCTATCACCACTTCGGCAATAAAGAGGGCTTGGTGGCGGCGCTGTTCTTCGCTGCGCTGCAAGACCAGGCCAGTTTGCGTGATCGCTACCTGCAAACGGCGGACACCGCCCACGCCGGCGTGGTCGGCCTGGTGTACAGCTACGTTGAATGGGTCAGCGCACAGCCGGAGTGGGCGCGGTTTGTGTTCCAAAGCCGTTTTGCCGTGTCCAACGGCCCGTTCAAGGACGAGCTGATTGCACGCAACCAGCAGCGCAACCAGCAGTTGAAAGCCTGGATGAGTGGGGAAGGGCGCAAGGAGCACTTCAACCATTTGCCGGCAGAACTTATCCCTTCCTTGATCATTGGCGCGGCGGAAAGCTACTCCCGCGCGTGGTTGTCGGCGAAGGTCAAGAAGAGCCCCTTCGAGTACCGTGAGCTGCTGGCCGAAGCAGCGTGGAATTCCTTGAGTCTCAAATAGGACCGCACCTGAAGGGTCTATACTGGCCTTCTTCAAATACATCGAGATCCCCATGAGCACCTCTGTTTCCCTGACGCCTGCGCGCAAGCCTGCCGCGCCACTGATCGCCTTTATCATCCTGGTGGCGGGCGCCCTGTTCCTGCAAAACACGGTGGGTGCGCGCCAAGTGCTGTTGCTGGTGGTCGGTGCCGCCCTGGGCCTGACCCTCTACCACGCCGCCTTCGGTTTCACCTCGGCCTGGCGCGTGTTTATCAATGATCGGCGTGGCGCCGGCTTGCGTGCGCAGATGGTGATGCTGGCGGTAGCGGTGCTGCTGTTTTTCCCGGCGCTGGGCGCGGGCAGCCTGTTCGGTCAGCCGGTGGCCGGGTTGGTGGCGCCGGCCGGGGTGTCGGTGGTGTTCGGCGCGTTTATCTTCGGGATCGGTATGCAACTGGGCGGCGGCTGTGCATCGGGTACCTTGTTTACCGTGGGCGGCGGTAATGCGCGCATGCTGGTGACGCTGTTGTTCTTTATCTGTGGTTCGTTGATCGCCACCCATCATGTCGATTGGTGGTTTGCGTTGCCGTCGTTCCCCGCGGTGTCCATCGTCAAGAGTTTCGGTGTACTGCCGGCGTTGGTCCTGAGCCTGGCGCTGTTTGCGTTGATTGCGCTAGTCACGGTGCGCCTGGAAAAACGCCGCCATGGCCAGCTTGAACAAGGCCTGCACAGCGAGCACCAAGGCCTGCGCCGCTTCCTGCGTGGGCCTTGGCCGTTAGTGTGGGGCGCGATTGGCCTGGCGTTGCTCAACTACGCCACCCTGGCCCTGGCCGGGCGGCCGTGGGGCATTACTTCGGCGTTCGCGCTGTGGGGCGCCAAGGTGGCGAGTGGGCTGGGCGTGGACGTGACGAGTTGGGCGTTCTGGCAGATGCCGGGCAATGCCAAGGCGCTGGCCGCGCCGGTATGGGAAGACATCACCAGCGTCATGGATATCGGCATTGTCCTCGGCGCGCTGCTGGCGGCGGGCCTGGCCGGGCGTTTCGCGCCCAGCCTGAATATTCCGGCGCGCTCGTTGATTGCGGCTGTGATCGGCGGCCTGATGCTCGGTTATGGTTCGCGCCTGGCCTACGGCTGCAACATCGGCGCCTATTTCAGCGGCATCGCTTCGGGCAGCCTGCACGGTTGGGTGTGGCTGGTGGCGGCGTTTATCGGCAACAGCGTGGGCGTGCGTCTGCGGCCGTTTTTCTTCGCGGGCGAACGGCCCCAGGTGGCTTTGAGTGGGTGCTGAGCGGCCCGCCCACATTCGCTTGGCGCGCATGGAGGATGCCGGACTATTGCCCGCCATCGAGCGCTCTGCCGCCCAAGCGTTCCGGGCAATCGAGGGGCTGGGCTGGCTGGCGGATGCCGCGCCGATCAGCGTCGAGCGCCATCGGCAGTGGATCGCCTTGATGACCTGTTGGGTAGTGGTTGATGAGCGCGGCCAGCCCCAGGGTTTCCTCAGCGCAGAGTCTGTCGGTGACGACCTGCATATCCATGAAGTGTCGGTGGCCCAGCCGCTGCAAGGCCAAGGCTGGGGCCGCAAGTTGGTGGAAACGGCGATGGGCCATGCACGTGCTCGGCACCTGCGTGCGGTGACGCTGACCACTTTCCTGCAGGTGCCGTGGAATGCCCCGTTCTATCGGCGCCTGGGGTTTGTAGCGCATACCGATCAGCGTTTGGAAAATCTCCTGGCGGATGAGTATGCCCATGGCTTCGAACCTGGCAGCCGATGCGCCATGGCCTGGTCGGTGGGAAGTCCGAATCCGTCCTGAAGTAGTCCGTCGCGCGTCTGTCGTGCGAAGTGTGTTGCCCATACCATGGCTGCATCGTTCAGCCACTGATACAAGCCACAAGGACAATCCATGAGCCGTAAAGCCCTGATCGTGATCGACGCCCAGCATTCGTTCCGGCATTCAACCTACTGGTCCGAAAATGACCTGCCCGATTACCTGGAAAAACAACAGGCCCTCATCGATGGTTGTGTTCAGCAAGGCATCCCGGTGGTACAAGTCTTCCATGTTGAAGACCAGGGGCATTTCTCCATGCAATCGGGCAACGTCAGGGCATTGAGCGAGTTGTCGATCGATCCGCAGTTGGTAATCCACAAGCGCTACCACAGTGCCTTTGCCGGTACGCCACTGGCTGCTCGCCTGACGGAGATGGGCGTCACCACGCTGATCATCAGCGGCATTCGCACCGAGCAATGCTGCGAGACCACCACACGGCAGGCTTCGGACAGCGGCTTTGCGGTGGATTTTGTCAGCGAGGCGACGCTGACCTTCCCGATGACTCATGTGTACAGCGGCCGGGTCTACACGCCGGCTGAGATTCGCCAGCGCACGGAGCTGGTCCTGGATGACCGATTTGCGCGCATTGTGACGGTCGCCCAGGCCCTGGCGGGATGAGTCAATGAGCGTGCCGGTGCTGTTCGTGTTGCTGCCCAATGTGCTGATGCTCGACCTGGCGGGGCCTGCCGAAGTGCTGCGCCTGGCCGCGCAAGTCGACGACCCGACGGCTGTGGATTTCGACTTGCAATACGTCAGCCCGGTGGCGTCACTGCACACGTCCATCGGCTTGCCGCTGACAGGGTTGGCGCCACTGCCACCGGCCCTGGCCCCCGGTACCCTGGTAGTGTTGGTGGGTTCCACGATGAAGGTCGACAAGGTGCACCAACAGGCTTTCGAGTCGGCCAGCAACCACCTGACCCACTGGCTGCAAAGCGTCTTCGCGCCCTCCGCGGAACGCCTTGTGTGCGTATGCGCCGGTGCATTGAGTGCCGCCAGGGCCGGATTGCTCGATGGGCGCCAATGCACCACGCACCACTCGTTGTGCGCCACCTTGCAAGCCATGGCGCCCAAGGCCCGGGTCCTGGAAAACCGCCTGTACGTGACCGATGGCCCGGTCAGTTGCAGCGCCGGTGTCACGGCCGGTATCGACCTGATGCTGCACCTCGTCGCCGAACTGGCCGGGCCACGGCTGGCGTGTGCGGTAGCGCGGGACATGGTGGTGTACCTGCGCCGCAGTGGCAGCGACCCGCAGCTGTCGCCCTGGATAGCCGGGCGTAATCACCTGCATCCCGCGGTGCATCGGGTGCAGGACGCTATCGCAGCGGCCCCCTGTGAAGCCTGGACGGTGACACGCATGGCTGCCCTGGCCTGCACCGGCAGCCGCCACCTCGGGCGCTTGTTCCAGGAGCACGTAGGAATCAGCCCGCTGGATTACCTGAACCGCCTGCGTCTGGCCGTGGCTCGTGAACTGCTGAGCGAGTCTGACCTGGCCATTGAAACTGTTGCCGAGCGCGCAGGCTTTGGTTCGGCGCGGCATCTGCGGCGTATCTGGGGCAAATATGAAGCGGCCACCCCTTCAGCGGTGCGCCTTATTCAGCAGGCGTCTCGGGGGATGTGACAGGGCTTTCACCGGCCTCGGTCTCCAGCTTCAAACGGTCGGCCTTGCTGATGTATTTATCTTTGCTTTTTGGCGCCAGCTTGGCACTGGCCTTCTTGGCTTTGGCCTTGAAGAGCTGCTGGAGTTTTTTCTGGCGGTTCATGTCTTGCTGCCTGGGGAGGAAAGGAGTGGATGATACCAGCTTGAAAAAACATGGCCGGGCCTGGGTCGCTTTTTCGCGGCAATCTGTGCATTGAACGGGGCTGGGTTTTACCAATAATCAGGTCGGGTATCCAGCGCAAACGGAAGCCCCCCAATGAGTATCCATACCCGCACTAAACGCACCACCGTTCCCCAATTGGTTGCCATGAAGGGCCAGCAGAAGATCGTCTCCCTCACCGCGTATTCCAGCGCTATCGCCAAGCTGATCGACCCGATTGTCGACTTCATCCTGATCGGTGACTCCACCGCCATGGTCGGCTATGGCCGCGCCTCGACCTTGAGCATGCAGCTCGAAGAAATCATCGGCCACACTCGGGCGGTGGTCGACAGTACCCGCTTGGCCTGTGTGATCGCCGATATGCCGTTTGGCAGTTACCAGGAATCCCATGAGCAGGCGTTTCGCAATTGTGCCCAGGTGCTGGCGCGTACCGGTTGCGATGCGGTCAAGTTGGAGGCCAATCAGGCCCTGGCCGGTACCGTGGAGTTTCTGGTTGCACGGGGTGTACCGGTGATGGCCCACGTGGGGCTGATGCCGCAGTTCGTCAATGTGATGGGCGGGTTCAAGGCCCAGGGGCTTACGCCTGAAACAGCTGCAATGATTGCGGCAGATGCCCGCGCCAATCTGGAGGCCGGTGCTTTCAGCCTGCTGCTGGAGGGCGTGGCCGAAGGCGTGGCTCGCCAGATCACCCTGGACTCAAGCAAACCCACGATCGGTATCGGTGCATCGCCGGCATGCGACGGTCAGGTGCTGGTCACCGAGGACGTGCTGGGCCTGGGCGGTGGGGCGATGCCGCGCTTCGTCAAGCAATACGCTGACGTGGGGGCGGTGATTCGTGACGCGTGCGAACGTTTTGCCGACGATGTGCGCCAGGGTCGTTTTCCCGAAGACCGGCACTGCTACGGGCTTTGACGCAACGCCTGGGCCAGTAGCTGGACGGCCTGGGTAATGTCCTTGCTCCAGTCGAGTGTGTAGCTCAGGCGCAGGTGATGAGACCAGGCGCCTTGCTGGCTGAACAGTTCGCCGGGGGCGATGACGATACGCTGGCTTAGCAAGTGCGCGAACACCTGGCGCATCTGCACGGGGCGCGTGGCCTCCAGCCAAAAGCTTGCGCCACCGAGGGGGGCGACCACGCGCCATAGGTCATCGCCATGGGTGTGCAGCAAGGCCTTGAGCTGGGTCATGCGCTCCAGCAGCAGTGGCCGCAACGCCTTCAGGTGAGCGTCGAGACGTTGGGTCGTGAACAGCCTGGCAATGGCTTTCTGGCGGATCGGCGAGAGGCGAAAACCGCGCTCCAGAAACAGCCGCTGCAACGGCGCCCCGGCACCGCGACACAGCACATAGCCGTAGGGCGCCTCCGAGCCGATGACTTTGTCGAAGGTCGAAAACACCAGCAGTTTGTGCGGGGCGGCATAGTCGCGATAGCGCGCCGGTTGCGGGCCAAAGTACAGCTCGCCGTAGGTATCGTTTTCGAACAGCCAGATATCGCGCTCGGCTAACCACTGGCAGATCTGCTGTTTGTCCTGTGGCGGCACCACGCCTCCCTGGGGCATATTCACCGTCGACGACAGCACCGCCAGTCGGATCGGCTCACGCTTGAGCAGCGCACCCAAAGCGTCCAGGTCGAAACGTCCATCCGGGCCGAGCGGCATCTCGATCACGCGGATCTTCGCCGCCTGCAATTGCCGCAGTATCGCCCACGAACAGGGTGACTCCACCAGCGCGAGCGTGCCGGCCAGCTCCAGGGCGTTGAGCGAGACCTCCAACACACTGTGCAGGTCCGAGCCGATATACATCTGGTCGGCCTGCCAGTAGTGCGCCGTGGAGCGGCTGTAACGTTCGGCCAGGGCGGTGCGCAACTCGGGTTCCCCCATTGGCAGATACAGCGGCGCCAGCGAGCGCGGGTACTGCCGGGTCAGTTCCCGCTCCAGCATCAACAAAGGCTGCTCCAGCGACAGCAACATCGCTGGCGCGTCGCTGCTCAGGGCCAGCATGCCGGGTTGGCGTGCGTTGGCGAAGACCTGGTCGAGCAAAGAGGATGAATTTTGGGAGAGTGCGGGAGCCGGGCTCGGCTTGATGAAATACCCGAGCTTGGGCCTGGCCTGGATCCGCCCTTCGTCTTCGAGTAAGGCATAGGCGTACTTGGTGGTCGACACCGACACGCCCAGGCGCTGGGCCAGTTCGCGCAGGGACGGCAATTTGCGTTCGCCGTCGGCAGGGCAAGCCTCGATCAGCTCGATGAGGTAGCGGTACACCGCCTGATAGGCGAAGGTGGATGATTTGCCGCTATTCATCGCCGTGGTCCTGAATTAATGGTTCAGCGTGCCAGGAACTCGCTGATCAACGTGATCACCTGCTGCTGGATCACCGGGCGTGGCCGCGCATCCTCCCCGTCCTGGCAAATAATGCCATCGCCGGGCACATCGGCGTCGAGTATCGCCGCCGCGCCCGGTTTGCATTGGGACATAAAACTAAAATGGCTGGCGTCGCGGATCTCCACGTACTGCGTCGAGGCTTTTGGCAACCGCTTGGCCATGTCGGCCGATTCCATCTGCGCCGGCAAATCCGCCGACGGCGCACCGGCGGCTATCACCAAGGCCCGCACTGGTAGCACCGCCAGGCTCGCATCGGTAAACCCGCGCGACAGGCCCAGGTCCAGAGACACCACGGCGCTGACACGTTTGTCGCTCAAGTCCGCAGCCAATTGCTCCTTACCGTTCGGAGTGCCTTCAGGGTTCATCTCGCGGTAGGCGGTACAGGCGACCAGCGTCGGGTGGGCGCTGCAGTCTCGGGCAAACAGCGCCGGATCAAAACGTGCACCGGCCATCTCCATCACCGTCCAGCCCCCCAGGGAATGCCCCACCACGGCGATCCGGCCGTTATCCACCGCACCGAATGACGCCGGCTGCGCCAGCAACGCATCAATGGCCCGGCTCAAATCCTGCGGCCGTTGCCATAACTGCGCAGCGGCGTGGGCGCTGCGGTCCTGGCTGGTAGTGCCCGGGTGGTTGACCGCCGCCACGATATAACCCTGCTGCGCCAACGCACTGGCCAGCCACGCCTGTTTGCCCCAATTGCCACCGTAGCCGTGGGAGAGCACCACCAAAGGATGCTTGCCCGGCGTCGGCGCTGCATCCGCAACCGCCAGCACGCCGATGAACACCACATTGTCGGCGATCAGCTTGGGGTTGGCATTGGTGGTGGCGGGGTACCACACGGCCATTTCCAGCGGGCGGTTGTTAAGGGTGTCGGGCAGGGTGGTGGTTTGGAAGCCGATGGGGTTTTCAGCGGCGAATGCGGGAGCGGTCAGGCACATCAGCAGCAGAGCAGCGAGGCGGGCTTTCATGTTTTATTCGTCCTTGAAAGGGAGGGCGCAGCATGACCTGAAACGGTCGGTTCAGGTAGAGGGGAGGCGGGACTACGAAGTGGCTGACAGAGTCCTACTGCTTGGTATTACAGATGGGGACTTCACGTTTTTAGGAAGTAGCTGGCTTACCTGAAGCTGTAAATCATGCAGTGTTGGAGCGTGAATCCTACTGGATGTGTCGACACTGACCTTTAATTAAAGGGTGATGATTATGGAGCTTATAAGTGCATCACTTGGTTCGAAGCCGAGGTATGACCTGTCTGGCCGTAGTTATTTAGTCTTTTTGCTGATCGGAATAACTTTTTCCCCCTCCGGTGTAGTTAATGCCGAGGAAAAAATGATCAGTAAAACGGTCACGCCCACTGTTATCAACGTCATTTCTATTGGTGGGACTGGACTGGCCATTTTTAGCTTGTCCCCCAGCGATTTTCCAGCCGGTTCCTTCGGCGTTCCCAAACAGTTGCTAGGGATTGATTGGAATACGACCTCCTATCCCGAAAACATAAAGGAAAGCGTTGAGTTGTGCTATTCGCGTCCTTATAACACCGCCCAGCGAACGTGTGTGCCGATTTGGCCTGGATCTTCCGGAACGTCGACCGACTTCAATGATCAGCCCTTCGGCCAAGGTGCGGGCGTGACCATCAAGCATCATGTTTTGGGCGGCGGTGCACGACTGGGTTATCCCGCTGGCAGCGACACCGTGACAGTTCGGTATAGGGACTAAGTTGCGAGCCCCGCTCGCGA from Pseudomonas synxantha harbors:
- a CDS encoding TetR/AcrR family transcriptional regulator → MHSIDLIERTFPGRRSDLKRTILREALACFNEAGIEATNIETIRARCDTSVGAIYHHFGNKEGLVAALFFAALQDQASLRDRYLQTADTAHAGVVGLVYSYVEWVSAQPEWARFVFQSRFAVSNGPFKDELIARNQQRNQQLKAWMSGEGRKEHFNHLPAELIPSLIIGAAESYSRAWLSAKVKKSPFEYRELLAEAAWNSLSLK
- a CDS encoding YeeE/YedE family protein, which translates into the protein MSTSVSLTPARKPAAPLIAFIILVAGALFLQNTVGARQVLLLVVGAALGLTLYHAAFGFTSAWRVFINDRRGAGLRAQMVMLAVAVLLFFPALGAGSLFGQPVAGLVAPAGVSVVFGAFIFGIGMQLGGGCASGTLFTVGGGNARMLVTLLFFICGSLIATHHVDWWFALPSFPAVSIVKSFGVLPALVLSLALFALIALVTVRLEKRRHGQLEQGLHSEHQGLRRFLRGPWPLVWGAIGLALLNYATLALAGRPWGITSAFALWGAKVASGLGVDVTSWAFWQMPGNAKALAAPVWEDITSVMDIGIVLGALLAAGLAGRFAPSLNIPARSLIAAVIGGLMLGYGSRLAYGCNIGAYFSGIASGSLHGWVWLVAAFIGNSVGVRLRPFFFAGERPQVALSGC
- a CDS encoding GNAT family N-acetyltransferase, which gives rise to MEDAGLLPAIERSAAQAFRAIEGLGWLADAAPISVERHRQWIALMTCWVVVDERGQPQGFLSAESVGDDLHIHEVSVAQPLQGQGWGRKLVETAMGHARARHLRAVTLTTFLQVPWNAPFYRRLGFVAHTDQRLENLLADEYAHGFEPGSRCAMAWSVGSPNPS
- a CDS encoding cysteine hydrolase family protein is translated as MSRKALIVIDAQHSFRHSTYWSENDLPDYLEKQQALIDGCVQQGIPVVQVFHVEDQGHFSMQSGNVRALSELSIDPQLVIHKRYHSAFAGTPLAARLTEMGVTTLIISGIRTEQCCETTTRQASDSGFAVDFVSEATLTFPMTHVYSGRVYTPAEIRQRTELVLDDRFARIVTVAQALAG
- a CDS encoding GlxA family transcriptional regulator, which codes for MSVPVLFVLLPNVLMLDLAGPAEVLRLAAQVDDPTAVDFDLQYVSPVASLHTSIGLPLTGLAPLPPALAPGTLVVLVGSTMKVDKVHQQAFESASNHLTHWLQSVFAPSAERLVCVCAGALSAARAGLLDGRQCTTHHSLCATLQAMAPKARVLENRLYVTDGPVSCSAGVTAGIDLMLHLVAELAGPRLACAVARDMVVYLRRSGSDPQLSPWIAGRNHLHPAVHRVQDAIAAAPCEAWTVTRMAALACTGSRHLGRLFQEHVGISPLDYLNRLRLAVARELLSESDLAIETVAERAGFGSARHLRRIWGKYEAATPSAVRLIQQASRGM
- a CDS encoding DUF2986 domain-containing protein, whose amino-acid sequence is MNRQKKLQQLFKAKAKKASAKLAPKSKDKYISKADRLKLETEAGESPVTSPETPAE
- the panB gene encoding 3-methyl-2-oxobutanoate hydroxymethyltransferase, with translation MSIHTRTKRTTVPQLVAMKGQQKIVSLTAYSSAIAKLIDPIVDFILIGDSTAMVGYGRASTLSMQLEEIIGHTRAVVDSTRLACVIADMPFGSYQESHEQAFRNCAQVLARTGCDAVKLEANQALAGTVEFLVARGVPVMAHVGLMPQFVNVMGGFKAQGLTPETAAMIAADARANLEAGAFSLLLEGVAEGVARQITLDSSKPTIGIGASPACDGQVLVTEDVLGLGGGAMPRFVKQYADVGAVIRDACERFADDVRQGRFPEDRHCYGL
- a CDS encoding PLP-dependent aminotransferase family protein, which encodes MNSGKSSTFAYQAVYRYLIELIEACPADGERKLPSLRELAQRLGVSVSTTKYAYALLEDEGRIQARPKLGYFIKPSPAPALSQNSSSLLDQVFANARQPGMLALSSDAPAMLLSLEQPLLMLERELTRQYPRSLAPLYLPMGEPELRTALAERYSRSTAHYWQADQMYIGSDLHSVLEVSLNALELAGTLALVESPCSWAILRQLQAAKIRVIEMPLGPDGRFDLDALGALLKREPIRLAVLSSTVNMPQGGVVPPQDKQQICQWLAERDIWLFENDTYGELYFGPQPARYRDYAAPHKLLVFSTFDKVIGSEAPYGYVLCRGAGAPLQRLFLERGFRLSPIRQKAIARLFTTQRLDAHLKALRPLLLERMTQLKALLHTHGDDLWRVVAPLGGASFWLEATRPVQMRQVFAHLLSQRIVIAPGELFSQQGAWSHHLRLSYTLDWSKDITQAVQLLAQALRQSP
- a CDS encoding alpha/beta hydrolase family protein produces the protein MKARLAALLLMCLTAPAFAAENPIGFQTTTLPDTLNNRPLEMAVWYPATTNANPKLIADNVVFIGVLAVADAAPTPGKHPLVVLSHGYGGNWGKQAWLASALAQQGYIVAAVNHPGTTSQDRSAHAAAQLWQRPQDLSRAIDALLAQPASFGAVDNGRIAVVGHSLGGWTVMEMAGARFDPALFARDCSAHPTLVACTAYREMNPEGTPNGKEQLAADLSDKRVSAVVSLDLGLSRGFTDASLAVLPVRALVIAAGAPSADLPAQMESADMAKRLPKASTQYVEIRDASHFSFMSQCKPGAAAILDADVPGDGIICQDGEDARPRPVIQQQVITLISEFLAR